In one window of Camelina sativa cultivar DH55 chromosome 15, Cs, whole genome shotgun sequence DNA:
- the LOC104745474 gene encoding factor of DNA methylation 3-like has protein sequence MKDNLSNFEKSLYKKLKSGKLEVKVSYRTFLCPYCPDNKKKVGLYLDILQHASGVGNSNSKKRSLTEKASHRALAKYLIKDLSHYATTRISKRLQARRAAETLGGGITLPVYDDQFEKLVWPWKGVLVNIPTTLSQDGLTCTGESGPRLKDELIRRGFNPIRVRTVWDRFGHSGTGIVEFNRDWNGLHDALVFKKAYEADGHGRKDWLCGDADSSLYAWLANADDYYKADYLGENLRKTGDLKSISRFAEEEARKEQKLMNSLNVMVESKTNRLKKLEEKYSKDSIKLKYETEEKEKILRAYNEDLTGRQQKSTDHFNRIFADHEKQKVQLESQMKELEIKELELAKREAKNETQRKLLAKEFEQSAAIYSYVQLAAVEQQKTREKVQKLAVDHKMQKEKLHKRIAALERQLEQKQELELEVEQLKRQLGLMRHMELDGGSEIVNKVETFLRDLSEQEGELARLNKFNQDLVVQERKTNDELQEARRALISNLRETRSHIGVRRMGELDTKPFMEAMKIKYCQEDLEDWAVEVIQLWEEYLKDPDWHPFKRIKLETEETVVEVIDEDDEKLRNLKNELGDNAYQAVANALLEINEYNPSGRYISSELWNFREDRKATLEEGVTSLLEQWNQAKRHKP, from the exons ATGAAGGACAACTTGAGTAATTTTGAGAAAAGTTTGTACAAAAAGCTCAAGAGTGGAAAGCTCGAAGTGAAAGTCTCTTACCGTACTTTCCTCTGTCCTTATTGCCCTGACAACAAGAAGAAGGTTGGTCTTTATCTTGACATCCTTCAGCATGCTTCTGGTGTTGGTAATAGCAATTCCAAGAAAAGAAGTCTCACTGAGAAAGCTAGCCACCGTGCTCTTGCCAAATACCTTATTAAAGATCTTTCTCATTACGCTACTACTAGAATTTCCAAGCGTTTACAAGCCAGAAGAGCTGCTGAAACCCTCGGCGGCGGCATTACTCTTCCGGTTTATGATGATCAGTTCGAGAAACTTGTCTGGCCTTGGAAAG GCGTTTTGGTTAATATTCCCACAACGTTGTCACAAGATGGCCTAACTTGTACTGGAGAGAGTGGACCAAGACTTAAGGATGAATTGATACGAAGAGGGTTCAACCCGATAAGAGTTCGTACTGTGTGGGACCGTTTTGGTCATTCTGGAACCGGAATAGTGGAGTTTAATAGAGACTGGAATGGACTTCACGATGCTTTGGTGTTCAAGAAGGCTTATGAAGCTGATGGTCATGGCAGAAAGGATTGGCTGTGTGGTGATGCTGACTCAAGCCTTTATGCATGGCTTGCCAATGCAGATGATTACTATAAGGCTGACTATTTAGGAGAAAACTTGCGGAAGACGGGTGACCTCAAAAGTATTTCTAGGTTTGCAGAAGAAGAGGCCAGGAAAGAACAAAAGCTTATGAACTCTCTAAACGTAATGGTTGAGAGCAAAACAAATCGGTTGAAGAAGTTAGAGGAAAAATATTCAAAGGATTCGATTAAACTTAAGTATGAgactgaagaaaaagaaaagattctcCGTGCTTACAATGAAG ATCTGACGGGAAGACAACAAAAATCGACTGATCACTTCAATAGGATCTTTGCTGATCATGAAAAGCAAAAGGTGCAGCTGGAGTCTCAGATGAAAGAACTTGAAATCAAAGAATTGGAGTTAGCAAAACGTGAGGCAAAGAATGAAACACAAAGGAAATTATTGGCAAAAGAGTTTGAACAG AGTGCTGCTATATATAGTTACGTTCAACTAGCTGCCGTGGAACAACAAAAGACCAGAGAGAAAGTGCAAAAATTGGCTGTAGATCACAAG ATGCAAAAGGAAAAGCTTCATAAGAGAATTGCTGCACTAGAAAGACAGCTTGAACAGAAACAAGAGCTTGAACTGGAGGTCGAGCAACTGAAAAGACAGCTGGGACTGATGAGACACATGGAACTGGACGGTGGTTCTGAAATTGTGAACAAGGTGGAGACGTTCCTCAGAGACCTTAGTGAGCAAGAAGGAGAGCTTGCGCgcttaaataaatttaatcaaGATCTTGTTGTACAAGAGCGGAAGACCAATGATGAGCTTCAAGAAGCTCGAAGAGCATTGATAAGC aatttgAGAGAGACGAGATCGCATATTGGTGTTAGGAGAATGGGGGAGCTTGACACCAAACCGTTCATGGAagcaatgaaaataaaatattgtcaAGAAGATCTGGAGGATTGGGCAGTTGAAGTTATCCAGCTTTGGGAGGAATATCTTAAGGACCCAGATTGGCATCCGTTTAAACGGATAAAGCTTGAGACTGAAGAAACTGTAGTG GAAGTAATAGATGAGGATGACGAGAAGTTAAGAAACCTGAAGAATGAATTGGGGGATAATGCGTACCAAGCAGTGGCAAATGCATTGCTGGAAATAAACGAGTACAATCCGAGTGGAAGGTACATCTCTTCAGAGCTGTGGAACTTCAGAGAAGACAGGAAGGCTACGCTTGAGGAAGGTGTTACTAGTCTCCTGGAGCAATGGAATCAGGCGAAACGTCATAAGCcttaa